The Streptomyces sp. P9-A4 genome contains a region encoding:
- a CDS encoding helix-turn-helix domain-containing protein produces MLGAIGLDERQESAYRALVALGAAEVTDLAHRLALPEHDTERALRRLESQGLAAQSSARTGRWVAAPPGVALGALLTQQRHELEQAELAAALLAEEYRAEAAEAAVHDLVEVVTGASAVTHRFLQLQLGAQDEVCALVTGKPIAVSGLENDAEEQAAGRGVRYRVVIEREVLTLPSGLLELSAALGREERIRVADRVPTKLVVADGNLAMVPLTGRGVEPAAIVVHASGLLESLTGLFESVWREALPLRLGAGAQITEDEAPGPDVMDLEILSLLLAGMTDASVAKQLDLGLRTVQRRVKGLMELTGVTTRLQLGWHAYEKGWVARG; encoded by the coding sequence ATGCTGGGAGCGATAGGACTCGACGAGCGCCAGGAGTCCGCGTACCGGGCGCTGGTCGCGCTGGGCGCGGCCGAGGTGACCGACCTCGCGCACCGGCTCGCGCTGCCCGAGCACGACACCGAGCGGGCGCTGCGCCGTCTGGAGTCGCAGGGCCTCGCCGCGCAGTCCTCGGCCCGGACCGGGCGCTGGGTGGCGGCGCCCCCGGGGGTGGCGCTCGGCGCCCTGCTGACCCAGCAGCGGCACGAGCTGGAGCAGGCGGAGCTGGCGGCGGCGCTGCTCGCGGAGGAGTACCGGGCGGAGGCGGCGGAGGCGGCCGTGCACGACCTGGTGGAGGTGGTGACCGGCGCGAGCGCCGTCACCCACCGCTTCCTCCAGCTCCAGCTGGGCGCGCAGGACGAGGTCTGCGCCCTGGTGACGGGCAAGCCGATCGCGGTCTCCGGTCTGGAGAACGACGCGGAGGAACAGGCGGCGGGGCGCGGGGTGCGCTACCGGGTGGTCATCGAGCGCGAGGTGCTGACGCTCCCCTCCGGGCTGCTGGAGCTCTCGGCGGCGCTCGGCCGCGAGGAGAGGATCCGGGTCGCGGACCGGGTGCCGACGAAGCTGGTGGTCGCCGACGGGAACCTGGCGATGGTGCCGTTGACCGGGCGGGGCGTGGAACCGGCGGCGATCGTGGTGCACGCGAGCGGACTGCTCGAATCGCTGACGGGCCTGTTCGAGTCGGTGTGGCGGGAGGCGCTGCCGCTGCGGCTCGGGGCGGGCGCGCAGATCACCGAGGACGAGGCTCCGGGCCCGGATGTCATGGACCTGGAGATCCTGTCGCTGCTGCTGGCCGGGATGACGGACGCGAGCGTGGCGAAGCAGCTGGACCTGGGGCTGCGGACGGTGCAGCGGCGGGTGAAGGGCCTGATGGAGCTGACCGGGGTCACGACGAGACTGCAGCTGGGCTGGCACGCGTACGAGAAGGGGTGGGTGGCGCGCGGCTGA